Proteins from a genomic interval of Cottoperca gobio chromosome 8, fCotGob3.1, whole genome shotgun sequence:
- the syngr3a gene encoding synaptogyrin-3a encodes MHAPLICGVVLCAHAPVRACARAGPVPTAESSSASILPWSRERGAARRAQRESERARERQKMDGVGSFGAGRAGSTIDPITFAKQPQTILRVLSWIFSLVVFASIVNEGYVNMGSERLHCVFNKNADACNYGVFVGLVGLLACSFFFLLDYKFSSISSVKDRKKAIMVEIGFSGFWAFLYFVSFCFLANQWSRTTADELPLNQGADAARAAIAFSFFSIITWAGLTVRAVQKYLLGTDMTLFTTEHMDGGAPTQPYPSNSPVGETTENTETYQSPPFTENNAAPTYQCRWIRADEMKRKQEEEM; translated from the exons ATGCACGCTCCCCTCATTTGCGGCGTCGTCCTCTGTGCCCACGCgcctgtgcgtgcgtgcgcgcgaGCTGGACCCGTCCctacagcagagagcagcagcgcATCCATCCTGCCGTGGAGCCGGGAGCGTGGAGCTGCgaggagagcacagagagagagcgagagagcgagagagcgacaGAAGATGGACGGAGTGGGATCATTCGGAGCGGGCCGGGCCGGGTCCACTATCGACCCGATTACCTTTGCAAAACAGCCGCAGACCATCCTCAGAGTGCTGTCCTGG ATATTTTCCCTGGTGGTCTTTGCCTCCATTGTGAACGAGGGCTATGTCAACATGGGCAGCGAGCGTCTCCACTGCGTCTTCAATAAGAACGCAGACGCGTGCAACTATGGCGTGTTCGTGGGCCTGGTGGGCCTGCTGGCgtgctccttcttcttcctgcttGACTACAAGTTCTCCTCCATCAGCTCCGTCAAAGACAGGAAGAAGGCTATCATGGTTGAGATTGGCTTCTCAG GTTTCTGGGCCTTTCTGTACTTTGTAAGTTTCTGCTTCCTGGCCAATCAGTGGTCTCGGACCACGGCTGATGAGCTGCCACTCAATCAGGGGGCCGACGCAGCCCGGGCTGCCATcgccttctctttcttctccataATCACCTGG GCTGGTCTAACAGTACGTGCGGTACAGAAGTATCTGCTCGGCACAGACATGACTCTGTTTACCACGGAGCACATGGACGGCGGCGCGCCCACCCAGCCATACCCCTCCAACTCACCAGTAGGCGAAACCACCGAGAACACAGAGACCTACCAGAGCCCACCATTCACCGAGAACAACGCAGCACCCACATACCAG TGTCGTTGGATTAGAGCAgatgagatgaaaagaaaacaagaggagGAAATGTAG